The following is a genomic window from Janibacter sp. DB-40.
AGCGCAGCGCCGCGCACAGCAGGGGCGGGAAGACCTCGAGGGAGGCGTGGATGGCGAGGAAGTTCGCGCCCCAGATGACGGCGACGGTCGCGGCGAGCAGCCGGTGGCGGATGGGCATGACCTCGATCCTGCGCCCCTCGACCATGCAGGACAAGCGAATACTCGTGCATCATCGGGTTAGGGTCCCTGCATGGACATCCGGCACCTGGAGCTGCTGAGGGACCTGCGTGAGCGGGGGAGCCTGGCGGCCGTCGCCGCGGCCACCCACCGCACTCCCTCGGCCCTGTCCCAGCAGCTGCGCACCGCGCAGCGGGCGGCCGGGACCGCGCTCGTCGAGCAGGACGGACGCCGGCTCCGGCTCACCGAGGCGGGGGAGCTGCTCGCCGACGGAGCGGACGACGTGGCGGCGGCGATCGCGCGCGTGCAGGCCCGCCTGGAGGAGCACCGCGGTCACCCCGTCGGCCGGGTGCGCGTCGCCGGCCTGCCGAGTGCCCTGACCTTCCTGCTGCCGGGGACCTTCGCGGCGCTCGCCGGCTCCGGGGTCACCCTCGACGTCACGGACCGGGACCTCGCCGAGCCGGACTACGCGGCCGCCGCCGCGGACGCCGACATCGTCGTCGCGCACTCCCTCGTCAGCGACGTGCCGGCCGGCTCGGCGGGGCTGCACCGCACGGTGCTCGCCCGCGAACCGCTCGACGTCGCCCTCCCCGTCGATCACCCGCTCGCGGCCCGGGAGGGGCTGCGGGCCCGGGACGTCGCCGGCGAGCCGTGGATCGGCGTGCCCGAGCACTACCCCTTCGACACCGTGCTCGAGCGCATCTCCGCGGCCTGCGACGTGGCGATCAGCCCGCGCCTGCGCATGCGCGACAACCAGCTCATCGCCGCACTGGTGGCGGCGGGGGAGGGCATCGCCCTGCTGCCGCGGTACACCACGGACGAAGGGGGCGGACTCGCCCTTCGTCCCCTGCTCGACGTGCCCTCCGCCCGCTGGGTCGTCGCCCTCTCCCGGCCGGACCGGGCGGAGCGGGCCGCGGTGCGGCTCGTCACCCGCACGCTCGCCGAGGTCGGCACCGCGGTCGCCGTCTGACCCGGACGATATCCTTGGTCGGTACCGACCCCGTCACCTCCAGGAGCCGCTCCCGTGGTCACCCGCATGTCCTCCCTCTTCCTCCGCACCCTCCGGGAGGATCCGGCGGACGCGGAGCTGCCGGGGCACAAGCTGCTGGTGCGCGCCGGGTACGTGCGCCGAGCCGCGCCCGGCATCTACACCTGGCTGCCGCTGGGGCTGCGGGTGCTGCGCAAGGTCGAGGCGATCGTGCGCGAGGAGATGGAGGCGATCGGCGGCCAGGAGCTGGCCTTCCCCGCCCTGCTGCCCAAGGAGCCCTACGAGGCGACCAACCGGTGGACCGAGTACGGCGACAACCTCTTCCGCATCGTCGACCGCAAGGACGCGCAGATGCTGCTCGGGCCCACCCACGAGGAGATGTTCTGCCTCGCGGTCAAGGACATGTACACCTCGTACAAGGACCTGCCGCTGACGATCTTCCAGATGCAGAACAAGTACCGCGACGAGGCACGGCCGCGCGCCGGTGTGCTGCGCGGACGCGAGTTCATCATGAAGGACTCCTACTCCTTCGACGTCGACCAGGCGGGCCTGCAGAAGGCCTACGACGCGCACCGCGACGCCTACATCAAGATCTTCGACCGCTTCGGCTTCGAGTACGTCATCGTGCAGGCCGACTCGGGGGCGATGGGCGGCAGCGCGAGCGAGGAGTTCCTCGCGGTCAGCCCGAACGGCGAGGACACCTTCGTCCGCGACGCCTCCGGCTACGCGGCCAACGTCGAGGCCGTCGAGATCCCGGTCGCCGCTCCCGTCGAGGTGACGGCCGGCCCGGCGCACGTGGAGGACACCCCCGACACCCCGACCATCGAGACGCTCGTCGCGGCCCTGCAGGCCGACCACCCGCGCGCCGACGGGCGCCCGTGGACCGCTGCGGACACGCTGAAGAACGTCCTCGTGATGCTCGTCCACCCCGCCGACGAGGAGCACCCGCAGGGACGCCGTGAGCCGCTGGCCATCGGTGTCCCGGGCGACCGTGACGTGGACGCCAAGCGGCTCGAGGCGCAGGTGGCCCCGGCGCAGGTCGAGGGCTTCGAGGAGACGGACTTCGCCTCCCACCCGACCCTGGTCAAGGGCTACATCGGGCCGGGGGTGCTCGGGACCGAGCGCGCGTCGGGGATTCGCTACCTCCTGGACCCCTCGATCGCCGACGGCAGCGCCTGGGTCACCGGCGCCGACGAGCACGGCAAGCACGTCCTCGACCTCGTGCACGGACGCGACTTCACCGCCGACGGGCGCATCCAGGCCGCCGAGATCCGCGAGGGCGACCCCAGCCCGAGCGGCACCGGCACGCTCACCCTCGCCCGCGGCGTCGAGATGGGCCACATCTTCCAGCTCGGCACCAAGTACGCCGAGGCGCTGGGTCTGAAGGTCCTCGACGAGAACGGCAAGCTCGTCACCGTCACCATGGGCTCCTACGGGGTCGGCGTCACCCGGGCCGTCGGCGTCATCGCCGAGGGCAACCACGACGAGCTCGGCCTCGTCTGGCCGCGCCAGGTCGCCCCCTTCGACGTGCACATCGTCGCCGCCGGCAAGGGCGAGGAGATCTTCGCGGGCGCTGCCGACCTCGCCGCGCAGCTGGAGACGAAGGGCGTCGACGTCCTCTACGACGACCGCGCCGGCAAGGTCAGCCCGGGTGTGAAGTTCAAGGACGCCGAGCTCATCGGCGTCCCCACGATCCTCGTCGTCGGCAAGGGCCTGGCCGAGGGCCTCGTCGAGATCAAGGACCGCCGCACCGGCGAGCGGCGTGAGGTCCCGGTCGACCGGGCCGTCGAGGCCGTCCTCGCCGAGGTCAGGGGCACGTCATGAGCATCGACGAGGTGCGCCACCCGCTGGCCGTCCACGAGCGGCCGGCTGCGGGCCCGGTGCACGCGGTGATCTTCGACTGGGGCGGCACCCTCACGCCCTGGCACACCATCGACCTGGGCCAGCAGTGGCGCGTCTTCGCCCGCGAGGTCCACGGCATCCCCATCGACTCCGACGAGGTGCCCCAGGAGGACCTCGACCGGGCGCAGGAGCTCGGCGAGCGGCTGCACGCCGTGGAGCAGGCGGCCTGGCAGCGGGTGCGGGAGGACCACCGCAGCGCCCGCCTCGACGACATCCTCGCCGAGGCCGGCGTCGACCCCCGGGAGGACCGCCACCACGTCGCGCTCGCGGCCTACCGGCGGTTCTGGGAGCCGCACACCCGCACCGACCCGCAGGTGCGACCGCTCCTGGAGGGACTGCACGCCCGCGGCCTCAAGGTCGGCGTGCTGTCCAACACCATCTGGAGCAGCGAGTTCCACCGGGAGATCTTCGCCCGCGACGGGGTACTCGACCTCATCGACGGCGACGTCTACTCCTCGGAGCTGCACGTGATGAAGCCGCACGCCGAGGCCTTCGAGGCGGCCTGCGCGGCCCTCGGGGTCGAGCCGGTCAACGCGGTCTTCGTCGGCGACCGGCTCTTCGAGGACGTCCTCGGCTCGCAGGAGGTGGGCATGCGGGCGATCTGGGTGCCGCACAAGGACATCCCGACCGACGAGCAGGTCACCGTCGACGCGACCCCGGATGGCGTGGCCGAGTCCCTCGTCGACGTGCTCGACGTCCTCGACCCGTGGCTCGCCGAGGGCGACTGACCCGGCCGACCTGCTGCCGGCGCGTGCGCCGTCGGGGTCACCCGCTGCCGAGCACCGCGAGCACCTCGTCGACGACCAGCCAGGTCGCCAGCCCCAGCACGAGGACGAGGCTGGCCTGCCACACGGCTGCCGGGAGCCACGTGAGCCGGGCGAGGACACCGACGTCACTCGTGGCGTCGACCCGGCCGAGCACCGTCGCGAGGTGGCGCCATGCCCCGACGAGGAGCACCATGCCGACCCCCACGAGCACGTGCTGCTGCAGCACGTCGTCCCGCCACCACCACAGCGCACCCGTCCCGGCCAGTGCGGCGATGACGACCGCACCGGTGAGTGCCGACCGGACGAAGAGCAGCGCGACCCCCAGCCCCGCCAGCAGCGCCGTCAGGACGGGGGCGGCCCAGCCCTCCGCCGCGACCCACACGAGGAGCGCCCCGACGAGCGCCGGTGCCGGGTAGCCGGCCCACGTCGTCGCGATGACGCCCGGGCCCGTGGGACGGCCGACGGTCACCGCGTGACCGGACATGTCCGCGCGCAGCACGAACCCGCGCAACCGACGGCCGACCGCGACGCCCACCACCGCGTGCGCGAGCTCGTGCACGAGCGTGACGACGAGGCGCAGCACGCGCCACGCCGGCCACCAGAGCACGGCGACGGCCGCGACGACGAGCACCGTGGCCAGGCCGGGCGCCGCGAGGCGCGGGGTGCGCGCAGCGGGCAGGGCACGGTCAACGATCTCGGTGAGCAGGTCCACGCCGCTGACCGTACGGGGTGGGCCTGCGTGCCCGTGGCAGTCTGGGCGCATGACGCACGTGCTGGTCCTCGGTGGCACCGCCGAGGCCCGTGACCTCGCCGCCCGTCTCGAGGCGAAGGGAGTCCCCCTCACCTCCTCGCTCGCGGGCCGGGTCTCCTCGCCGCGGTTGCCGGTCGGGTCGGTGCGCGTCGGTGGCTTCGGGGGAGTGGCGGGGCTGGTCGACTGGATCGCCGAGCACGACGTGGGCGCCGTCGTCGACGCGACCCACCCCTTCGCCGGGACGATGGGCTCCCATGCGGCGCAGGCCTGCTCGCAGACCGGCATCCCGCTCCTGCGACTGGCCCGCCCCGGCTGGGCGGACCACCCCGACGCCGCCGACTGGACCTGGGTCTCGGGCCACGTCGCCGCCCGTGAGGCGGCCGACGCCCTCGGCGGGACCCCTTCGTCACGACCGGTCGGCAGACCCTGCACCACCACCTGGTGGCCTGGGCCGACCGGGAGGTCGTCGTGCGGCTCGTCGAGCCGCCGGAGGACCGGCTGCCGCGGGCGTGGACGGTGCTGCGCTCGCGCGGGCCCTTCGACGTCGAGGGTGAGGAGGCGCTGCTGCGCGAGCACGGGGTCGGGGTGCTGCTGACCAAGGACTCCGGTGGGGGCTTCACGGCGGCCAAGCTCGAGGCCGCCCGGGCCCTCGGGATCCCGGTGGTCGTCGTCGCCCGGCCTCCGCGTGCCGAGGGTGTCGCGCAGGTCAGCGACGCCGCGTCGGCCGTCGACTGGGTGCTCGCCCGCTCCTGAGCCGGATGACCGGGACGACCGCGACGACAACGGCTGCCCCGAGGGTGATGGCACCGACGCGACGGGCCAGCCGCACCGCGCGGGGGAGGTCCGCCACCGAGACCGGACGCCCGTGGCCGAGCGCCGGGCGCTCCTCGACCCCGCTCGCGTAGACCGTGCGGCCACCGAGGCGGACACCCAGTGCCGCCGCGAATCCCGCCTCGACCGGGCCGGCGTTCGGGCTGGGGTGGTCCTTCCCGTCCCGGATTGCCGTGCCGACCACCGCTCCCGCGCGAAGGGGGACCGCCGCGGCCGTCGCGAGCACGGTCACCCTGGCCGGCAGCCAGCCCAGGGCGTCGTCGAGGCGGGCGGCGGCCCAGCCGAAGCGCGCGTACCGCTGCGTGCGGTGGCCGTGCATCGCATCGAGGGTGTTGGCGGCGCGGTGCAGCACCACCCCGAGCGGCCCCAGGAGCGCCCCCACACGAGCGTGCCCACGACGGCGTCCGAGGAGTTCTCCGCGACCGACTCGACGGCCGCCCGCGCGACCTCGTCCGCGGTGAGGTCGTCGGTGACCCGCCCGACGAGGTGGCGCACCCGCGCTCGGGCCCCCGGCAGGTCGCCGGCGGCGAGCAGGTCGTGCACGGCCGTGCCCTCCCGCCCCAGGCTCGTGCCACCGAGGGCGGCCCACGTCAACACCGCGGTGGCGCCGCCCCGCGCCGGCGCGGGGAGCCGACCGGCGGCGAGCCCGAGGGCGAGCACCGGCGCCAGCACGATCGCCTCGGTCGCCACCCCGGCTGCGCGCGAGTTCGCGTAGGTGCGGGTCTCGACCCAGCCGGCCCAGGAGCCGAGGAGGGCCACCGGATGACCCCGACGCGGGTCACCGAGGAGCTGGTCGGCGACCCACCCCGCGACGAGACCCACCGCGACGGGTGGAGCCGCGGGCAGCGTCACGCCCCGCCCTCCACGGAGCCGTCCACGTCCTTGACGGTGAGCACCTGCCCGGCGACGACGAGGAGCACCCGGTCGGCGCTGGCGGCGAGGCGCTGGTTGAGCAGCCCGAGGCGGTCGGCGAAGACCCGCCCGGAGCGGTGCTCGGGGACGACCCCCCAGCCGACCTCGTTCGTCACGGCGACGACGTGCGGTGACGCGTGCCAGGCGGAGTCGAGCGTGGCGATGCGGTCGTCGAGCCGCGGTCCCCACCGTGACTCGGGAGCCTCCCACGCGCCGAGCTCGTCGAGCTGCGCGGTCAACCACGTGCCGAGGCAGTCGAGGAGCACCGGCCCCGTGGCACCGGTGAGGGCAGCGGCGGCGTCGGTCGTCTCGACCGTCGACCACGACGCGGGTCGCCGGTCCCGGTGCCGGGCGACGCGTGCGGTCCAGTCGGCGTCGTCGCTGCGGGGGCCGGTCGCGAGGTAGGTGACCGGGGCGTGGAGCGGCAGGTGCGGGGGCAGCAGCAGCGACTCCGCATGCCGGGACTTGCCGGAGCGGACACCGCCGGTGACGAGGACGCGCATGCTCACCACGCCAGGGTGAGGACGACGAGGGTGGTGGTCAGGGTGACCTCGACGGCGGCCCCGAGCACGTCACCGTTGATCCCGCCGAGGACGGCGAGGGCCTTCTCGCGCAGGAGGACCGGGGCCAGCAGGCCGAGGACGACCGCGAGGAGGACCATGAGGCCGCCGCGTAGCAGGTCCCTGCCCTCGAGGAGGGACAGCTGGGGGAGGGTCGCGAGGAGGAGGACCCCGGCCATGACGATCGCGAGGGCCCCCGCGGCGACGACGGGCACGGTGCCGACGAAGGCCGCCGCCATCCGGGAGCCGTCCGCCGGTGTCGCGTCCGTCGCGCACAGCCGCGCGCACACCGACCGGGAGAGCAGCACCGCGGCGGCCACGACGAGGGCCCCTCGCCAGCCGGCGGCGAGGAGGTCGGCGATGGCGGCGGCCTGGAGCAGGAGCACGAGCACGAGGGCCGCGGCGCCCATCGGGCCGATGTCCCCGCAACGCATCACCGTCAGCGCCCGCTCGCGGTCCCAGCCGGCGCCGAGTCCGTCGACGACGTCCGCGAGCCCGTCGAGGTGCATGGCCCGGGAGCCGTGCGCGAGCACGAGGAGGACGAGCCCGCCGGCGACGAGGGGCGGCAGCCCCACCTCGACGCCCGCGGCCACCAGTCCGGCGAGGAGGGCGAGGGGCAGTACCGCGACGGGCGCGAGCAGGAGCGCCGCGCGGGCCGTGCCCCCATCGAGCGTGACCGTGCCGCTGGGGATCCTCGTGAAGGTCCCCAGTGCCAGCCGCAGCCCGTCGCCGGTCGTGCTCACCCGAGGTCCTCCATGCCGGCCAACGCCGCCACGACGTCCCCGACGACGGTGATCGCGGGCGGGGCGATGCCCCCTTCGTCCGCGGCGCGTGCGATCCCCGACAGGGGAGCGCGCACGACCCGCTGGTCGGGGCTCGCGCCGTTCGCGATGGACGCGGCCGGCGTGGCCGGGTCGAGGCCGGCCTCGACGAGGGCCCGCGCGATGGGACCGAGCGTGGCCACCCCCATGAGCACGACGAGGGTCAGGCCGGAGGTGGCCAGCGCCGGCCAGTCGACCTCGCTGCGCGGGTCCTCGGGGGCCAC
Proteins encoded in this region:
- a CDS encoding LysR family transcriptional regulator; amino-acid sequence: MDIRHLELLRDLRERGSLAAVAAATHRTPSALSQQLRTAQRAAGTALVEQDGRRLRLTEAGELLADGADDVAAAIARVQARLEEHRGHPVGRVRVAGLPSALTFLLPGTFAALAGSGVTLDVTDRDLAEPDYAAAAADADIVVAHSLVSDVPAGSAGLHRTVLAREPLDVALPVDHPLAAREGLRARDVAGEPWIGVPEHYPFDTVLERISAACDVAISPRLRMRDNQLIAALVAAGEGIALLPRYTTDEGGGLALRPLLDVPSARWVVALSRPDRAERAAVRLVTRTLAEVGTAVAV
- a CDS encoding proline--tRNA ligase; the protein is MVTRMSSLFLRTLREDPADAELPGHKLLVRAGYVRRAAPGIYTWLPLGLRVLRKVEAIVREEMEAIGGQELAFPALLPKEPYEATNRWTEYGDNLFRIVDRKDAQMLLGPTHEEMFCLAVKDMYTSYKDLPLTIFQMQNKYRDEARPRAGVLRGREFIMKDSYSFDVDQAGLQKAYDAHRDAYIKIFDRFGFEYVIVQADSGAMGGSASEEFLAVSPNGEDTFVRDASGYAANVEAVEIPVAAPVEVTAGPAHVEDTPDTPTIETLVAALQADHPRADGRPWTAADTLKNVLVMLVHPADEEHPQGRREPLAIGVPGDRDVDAKRLEAQVAPAQVEGFEETDFASHPTLVKGYIGPGVLGTERASGIRYLLDPSIADGSAWVTGADEHGKHVLDLVHGRDFTADGRIQAAEIREGDPSPSGTGTLTLARGVEMGHIFQLGTKYAEALGLKVLDENGKLVTVTMGSYGVGVTRAVGVIAEGNHDELGLVWPRQVAPFDVHIVAAGKGEEIFAGAADLAAQLETKGVDVLYDDRAGKVSPGVKFKDAELIGVPTILVVGKGLAEGLVEIKDRRTGERREVPVDRAVEAVLAEVRGTS
- a CDS encoding HAD family hydrolase, which translates into the protein MSIDEVRHPLAVHERPAAGPVHAVIFDWGGTLTPWHTIDLGQQWRVFAREVHGIPIDSDEVPQEDLDRAQELGERLHAVEQAAWQRVREDHRSARLDDILAEAGVDPREDRHHVALAAYRRFWEPHTRTDPQVRPLLEGLHARGLKVGVLSNTIWSSEFHREIFARDGVLDLIDGDVYSSELHVMKPHAEAFEAACAALGVEPVNAVFVGDRLFEDVLGSQEVGMRAIWVPHKDIPTDEQVTVDATPDGVAESLVDVLDVLDPWLAEGD
- a CDS encoding M50 family metallopeptidase, with the protein product MDLLTEIVDRALPAARTPRLAAPGLATVLVVAAVAVLWWPAWRVLRLVVTLVHELAHAVVGVAVGRRLRGFVLRADMSGHAVTVGRPTGPGVIATTWAGYPAPALVGALLVWVAAEGWAAPVLTALLAGLGVALLFVRSALTGAVVIAALAGTGALWWWRDDVLQQHVLVGVGMVLLVGAWRHLATVLGRVDATSDVGVLARLTWLPAAVWQASLVLVLGLATWLVVDEVLAVLGSG
- a CDS encoding precorrin-6A/cobalt-precorrin-6A reductase yields the protein MAWADREVVVRLVEPPEDRLPRAWTVLRSRGPFDVEGEEALLREHGVGVLLTKDSGGGFTAAKLEAARALGIPVVVVARPPRAEGVAQVSDAASAVDWVLARS
- a CDS encoding bifunctional adenosylcobinamide kinase/adenosylcobinamide-phosphate guanylyltransferase, whose translation is MRVLVTGGVRSGKSRHAESLLLPPHLPLHAPVTYLATGPRSDDADWTARVARHRDRRPASWSTVETTDAAAALTGATGPVLLDCLGTWLTAQLDELGAWEAPESRWGPRLDDRIATLDSAWHASPHVVAVTNEVGWGVVPEHRSGRVFADRLGLLNQRLAASADRVLLVVAGQVLTVKDVDGSVEGGA
- a CDS encoding adenosylcobinamide-GDP ribazoletransferase — encoded protein: MSTTGDGLRLALGTFTRIPSGTVTLDGGTARAALLLAPVAVLPLALLAGLVAAGVEVGLPPLVAGGLVLLVLAHGSRAMHLDGLADVVDGLGAGWDRERALTVMRCGDIGPMGAAALVLVLLLQAAAIADLLAAGWRGALVVAAAVLLSRSVCARLCATDATPADGSRMAAAFVGTVPVVAAGALAIVMAGVLLLATLPQLSLLEGRDLLRGGLMVLLAVVLGLLAPVLLREKALAVLGGINGDVLGAAVEVTLTTTLVVLTLAW